Genomic segment of Geminocystis herdmanii PCC 6308:
AATAACTTGAGGATTATTTTTATACAACTCTATCAAAATATTTGTATCACAGAGTATCATTTATTTCTGTCCAACCATGCTTGTTTACGAATTAATTCGATCGAGATTTCTCTATCTTGCCATAAACCTGCTAAGGAAAAAAAATCTTCATCATCAATATCTTTTAAAGAGTCGTCGCAAGTATCTTTTAATTTGTCCATATGACTTTTTATGAGAGACTTATCTTGTGTCAAATTTTCTTGATGATATTTTTCTTGAAGATACTCCGCATAATGTAATAATTCCGCTTGGAGAGACACGGGCATTTTTTCCACTGTTTCCCATATTCTAGTTTTTAATTCCATTTATTTTTCTCATAATTTTCTAATTCTTTTGACACTATTTTATACTAATTTATTAATCATTAAAGTATAATTATAAGTTCGATCGAGCCTGTTAATAGCAACCATCAATATAGGGTGGGCGGAATGTGGGTTATAATTATATTGAGGCAAAATCTCGTACGGTTAAAATTTGATTTTCTTCTAAAGAATTAACTGCGCTTTGAGGTACTATTATTACATTAACTGATTCTCCGATGGCGTTAAATATTTCTAAAATATATCCATTTTCTCCACCTTCAGGATGAGGTACAGTATCAATTAGAGTGGCAATATCTCCTTTTTTTAATTCAAATTCTGGAAAATCTTTATTTAAACAGACTCTTTGATATAATTTAATCATCATTTTTTTTCCTTCTTTGGTTTCAAAGTGATAAACTGAATTTGATCATCTATTTTTCGTTTTAACCAAATCGTAATTACAGATAAATTGTAATTATTTATTCCTTTTAATTCCCCTGATACTTGATAAAATATACCATATTCATTAACTTTATCTTCTATGGCATCATAGTCTTTAGTTAATTGAATAATAGCAGATTTTAATTGTTCTGGATTTGTCAATGTAAATCCTGCTTGTGCTAAAAACTTTGATTTATCATCTTGCTCTCTATATATTAATAAATATTGGGTAATTTTAGCAGTGGGAATAATAATATTTTCACCTAATTTCATGTTTAAAAGTTACCATA
This window contains:
- a CDS encoding DUF2281 domain-containing protein — protein: MELKTRIWETVEKMPVSLQAELLHYAEYLQEKYHQENLTQDKSLIKSHMDKLKDTCDDSLKDIDDEDFFSLAGLWQDREISIELIRKQAWLDRNK
- a CDS encoding DUF4926 domain-containing protein, whose product is MIKLYQRVCLNKDFPEFELKKGDIATLIDTVPHPEGGENGYILEIFNAIGESVNVIIVPQSAVNSLEENQILTVRDFASI
- a CDS encoding DUF6883 domain-containing protein gives rise to the protein MKLGENIIIPTAKITQYLLIYREQDDKSKFLAQAGFTLTNPEQLKSAIIQLTKDYDAIEDKVNEYGIFYQVSGELKGINNYNLSVITIWLKRKIDDQIQFITLKPKKEKK